In Thermodesulfobacteriota bacterium, the following proteins share a genomic window:
- a CDS encoding heme-binding protein: MKFITGLAFIFLLTFNIATARAELPVKPVLTLEAAKKIVDAAEAEAIKRGATVVIAVVDDGGNLILLERLDDTQVASVEVAIGKARTAAIFRRPSKVFEDQVCDGRVAAIALPGATPLQGGLPIIVNGKVVGAIGVSGNTPQEDEDIAKAGAAAVTETAIQGGGR, encoded by the coding sequence ATGAAATTTATTACAGGTTTGGCATTTATTTTTCTTTTAACATTTAACATAGCCACCGCCCGGGCCGAGCTGCCAGTCAAACCGGTGCTCACATTGGAAGCGGCAAAAAAGATAGTCGATGCGGCGGAAGCAGAGGCCATAAAGAGGGGTGCTACGGTAGTGATTGCCGTAGTGGACGATGGCGGAAACCTTATTCTGCTGGAGCGTCTCGACGACACCCAGGTGGCCAGCGTAGAAGTTGCCATTGGCAAGGCGCGTACCGCCGCAATATTCCGGAGGCCGAGCAAGGTATTTGAGGACCAGGTTTGTGACGGGCGAGTGGCCGCAATTGCCCTACCCGGTGCAACGCCCCTTCAGGGCGGGCTTCCTATAATCGTTAACGGAAAGGTCGTTGGAGCCATTGGTGTTAGTGGGAATACACCACAGGAGGACGAGGATATAGCTAAAGCCGGAGCGGCGGCGGTCACGGAGACGGCAATTCAAGGAGGCGGCAGATGA
- a CDS encoding heme-binding protein: MIQVKGFIVTAFILVMAATSQAQVMEKKSLSLDGARKVIAAAEAEAKRLNAPGGVIAVVDDGGNLMALERLDGTFAAGANISIGKARTAAIFKRTTSVFEEIIKNGRTSMVALVDFTPLQGGVPIIFDGEVIGAVGVSGAASAKQDEELAIAGANAIMSTSASTKNGSQSITYFDKNKVSTAFAKGMPLTEISNYKVHASRRTEPGMAEVHVKDTDIIYVLEGSATLVTGGTVVDGKATAQDEIRGKEISGGQAQKITKGDVIIVPAGTPHWFKNVQGPVLYYVVKVG; encoded by the coding sequence ATGATTCAAGTCAAGGGTTTTATCGTTACAGCTTTTATCCTGGTTATGGCTGCTACCAGCCAGGCACAGGTGATGGAAAAGAAGTCTCTTTCGCTTGATGGAGCGAGGAAGGTCATAGCCGCGGCGGAAGCGGAAGCCAAGAGACTTAATGCTCCCGGAGGGGTTATTGCCGTGGTTGATGATGGAGGCAACCTGATGGCGCTCGAACGCCTTGACGGTACTTTTGCTGCCGGCGCAAACATCTCGATCGGTAAGGCTAGGACGGCAGCAATATTCAAGCGGACGACTTCGGTTTTCGAGGAGATCATAAAGAATGGCCGCACTTCGATGGTTGCGCTTGTCGATTTCACCCCACTGCAGGGCGGTGTGCCGATTATATTCGATGGAGAGGTCATAGGAGCAGTGGGTGTGAGCGGTGCGGCCAGTGCAAAGCAAGACGAGGAGCTGGCGATAGCCGGAGCCAACGCGATTATGTCTACATCGGCCAGCACCAAGAATGGGTCTCAGTCTATCACCTATTTTGACAAGAATAAGGTTTCAACCGCATTTGCCAAGGGAATGCCACTGACTGAGATTAGTAATTACAAGGTTCATGCCAGCCGGCGTACTGAGCCGGGGATGGCCGAGGTGCATGTAAAAGACACCGACATTATCTACGTGCTGGAAGGGTCTGCAACTTTAGTCACAGGCGGTACAGTGGTCGACGGAAAGGCGACGGCCCAGGACGAGATCAGAGGGAAGGAGATTAGCGGAGGCCAGGCGCAGAAGATTACCAAGGGAGACGTGATTATCGTCCCTGCCGGTACGCCGCACTGGTTTAAAAATGTTCAAGGCCCGGTGCTCTATTACGTGGTGAAGGTGGGTTAG
- a CDS encoding sigma factor-like helix-turn-helix DNA-binding protein: RAIVDWSQEADGSQLEREFSNAFDYLPLIDRVVLVLGDVEGMSNRVVGDILKLSPKEVRKKLHRGRLLLRGNLAISLGY; encoded by the coding sequence AGGGCGATAGTGGATTGGTCCCAGGAAGCGGATGGAAGTCAGCTCGAAAGAGAGTTTAGCAATGCCTTTGATTATCTTCCCTTAATAGACCGGGTGGTTTTAGTGCTGGGTGATGTTGAGGGCATGTCTAATCGAGTTGTAGGCGACATCCTGAAGCTCAGTCCTAAAGAGGTAAGGAAAAAGCTACATCGAGGACGATTATTATTGCGTGGTAATCTAGCTATATCATTAGGTTATTAG
- a CDS encoding SMP-30/gluconolactonase/LRE family protein: MKSLLIFFFLTTLLFLSSGLTVSRAQSNAEIPTGAPDAVIDLATPGGVAMVKGQWRYSDTKIIEVDFKTPGADGQPTGESIKTYDYTPKAGGADFDDSRWEVIAPTSLNKRRSTGRICFNWYRIKLTIPDNIGNFDPTGSTVVFETALDDYAEIWVDGELPRVLGQNGGSVIAGWNAANRLVVGRSVKPGQQIQLAVFGINGPISNPPTNFIWMRYAKLEFYKGSKVPIAVTPQEVNVEVIRLDPKMDAIVGQNPKIFKLAEGFKFTEGPIWVNNGAYLLFSDPNSNIIYKYTSDGQLSVFREPSGYSGADIAEYGQPGSNGLTLDREGRLTINEHGNHRVTRIEKDGTETVLADSYQGKRLNSPNDLVYRSDGTLYFTDPPFGLPKFFDDPRKELPFSGVYSIHKGKLQLISKDLTGPNGIAFSPDQKYLYVGNWDENKKVVMRYEANADGTLSNGKVFFDMTSAPGEDALDGIKVDLEGNLYVSGPGGLWVISPEGKHLGTIIAPKHIHNMAWGDEDGKTLYLCARGTLYRMKLNIPGVRP, encoded by the coding sequence ATGAAATCGCTTTTAATTTTCTTTTTTTTAACAACGCTATTGTTTTTATCGAGTGGTTTAACAGTAAGCCGCGCTCAATCTAATGCCGAGATTCCAACCGGTGCACCCGATGCAGTCATTGACCTGGCCACTCCTGGGGGTGTGGCGATGGTCAAAGGCCAGTGGCGCTACAGCGATACTAAAATCATCGAGGTTGATTTCAAAACACCCGGGGCAGACGGCCAGCCAACAGGTGAATCAATAAAGACTTATGATTACACACCCAAGGCAGGCGGAGCGGATTTTGACGATTCGAGATGGGAAGTAATAGCCCCCACTAGTCTTAACAAGCGCCGTTCAACCGGCAGGATTTGCTTCAACTGGTACCGCATAAAATTGACCATCCCGGATAATATCGGAAACTTTGACCCGACCGGGTCGACCGTTGTATTCGAGACGGCGCTCGATGACTATGCGGAAATTTGGGTTGACGGCGAGTTGCCGCGGGTGCTCGGACAAAATGGCGGGTCCGTCATCGCCGGCTGGAATGCAGCCAATCGCCTGGTGGTTGGGCGCAGTGTTAAACCCGGCCAGCAGATTCAACTGGCTGTTTTTGGAATCAACGGCCCGATCTCCAATCCCCCAACCAACTTTATATGGATGCGCTATGCAAAGCTGGAGTTTTACAAGGGCAGTAAGGTGCCTATCGCGGTCACGCCGCAAGAGGTTAATGTCGAGGTAATAAGGCTAGACCCGAAGATGGATGCGATTGTCGGCCAGAACCCCAAGATATTCAAGTTAGCCGAGGGATTCAAGTTCACCGAGGGCCCGATCTGGGTTAATAATGGCGCATATCTTCTCTTCAGCGATCCAAACAGCAACATCATTTACAAGTACACGTCGGATGGTCAACTCTCCGTGTTTCGGGAGCCGAGCGGATACTCCGGCGCTGATATAGCCGAGTACGGCCAGCCCGGGTCGAATGGGTTAACGCTGGATAGGGAAGGGAGGCTCACTATTAATGAGCACGGTAATCACCGGGTCACGCGCATTGAAAAAGATGGCACAGAAACGGTTCTTGCCGATAGCTACCAGGGTAAACGGCTCAACAGCCCGAATGACCTGGTGTATCGCTCCGACGGAACCCTTTACTTCACCGACCCGCCCTTCGGGCTGCCCAAGTTTTTCGATGACCCCAGGAAAGAATTGCCTTTTAGCGGCGTCTATTCTATTCACAAAGGAAAACTTCAACTCATAAGCAAAGACCTGACCGGCCCAAACGGGATAGCATTTTCTCCAGACCAGAAATACCTGTATGTGGGCAACTGGGATGAAAATAAGAAAGTCGTCATGAGGTATGAGGCCAATGCCGACGGGACGTTATCAAACGGCAAGGTTTTCTTTGACATGACCAGCGCGCCGGGGGAGGATGCCCTTGACGGAATCAAGGTGGACCTGGAGGGAAATCTCTATGTGTCCGGCCCGGGAGGGCTTTGGGTGATTTCTCCGGAAGGAAAACACCTGGGAACAATAATAGCCCCCAAGCATATACATAACATGGCCTGGGGGGATGAAG
- a CDS encoding zf-HC2 domain-containing protein: MSRRIIKRRPRPKKRDITCKRATDLITDYLDGELDPGINSAFEEHLGECPDCVAFLKTYKKTVQIFKSVYRDMSSKKMNKRVEKTIKERIKGKG, translated from the coding sequence TTGAGTAGAAGGATAATTAAGCGGAGGCCTAGGCCTAAGAAGCGTGACATAACCTGCAAGAGGGCAACGGACTTGATTACGGACTATTTAGACGGGGAACTCGACCCGGGTATAAACTCGGCGTTTGAAGAGCATTTGGGGGAGTGTCCGGATTGTGTGGCTTTCTTAAAGACCTATAAGAAGACGGTGCAGATTTTTAAATCCGTATACCGGGATATGTCCTCGAAGAAAATGAACAAAAGGGTAGAGAAAACCATAAAAGAGAGGATCAAGGGCAAGGGGTAG
- a CDS encoding aquaporin, whose protein sequence is MEANAIVQEQKQVALSMVDSLRKHWPEYLMEGAELGLFMISACIVTTVLEHPVSPINQLIPDPFLRRMLIGIAMGLTAIGIIYSPIGKQSGAHFNPSVTLTFLRLGKVKSWDAFFYVIAQFAGGLIGVLIAALIIGNAISHHSVNHAATVPGMNGPLVAFLAEVVISFVLMSVVLRVSNTRNIARFTGLFAGVLVATYIAIEAPLSGMSMNPARTFASALPSQVWTHIWIYFTAPVIGMLLAAEVYLRIKGAGSIQCAKLHHQNDKRCIHCGYPGAVKVRN, encoded by the coding sequence ATGGAAGCAAACGCAATAGTGCAGGAGCAAAAGCAGGTAGCTTTAAGCATGGTTGATTCTCTACGCAAGCACTGGCCCGAGTATCTGATGGAAGGCGCGGAACTTGGGTTGTTTATGATTTCGGCATGTATAGTTACCACGGTATTAGAGCACCCGGTTTCGCCCATCAATCAGCTCATTCCCGACCCCTTTCTCCGCCGAATGCTTATAGGCATTGCCATGGGCCTCACTGCGATTGGCATTATTTACTCTCCTATTGGTAAGCAATCAGGTGCTCATTTCAACCCATCGGTTACTTTGACATTTCTTCGCCTTGGAAAGGTCAAGTCCTGGGATGCATTTTTTTATGTAATTGCCCAATTCGCCGGCGGATTGATCGGGGTTTTGATTGCGGCTCTGATTATTGGCAATGCGATTTCACACCACTCGGTTAATCATGCCGCTACGGTTCCGGGTATGAATGGCCCGCTGGTGGCATTCCTGGCTGAGGTGGTCATTTCCTTTGTACTCATGTCTGTGGTCCTTCGGGTGTCGAACACGAGAAATATCGCCAGGTTTACCGGTTTATTCGCCGGTGTCCTGGTGGCGACATACATCGCGATTGAAGCGCCGCTTTCCGGCATGAGCATGAACCCGGCCCGCACATTTGCGTCGGCCCTGCCGTCTCAGGTGTGGACTCATATATGGATCTATTTCACCGCTCCGGTGATTGGGATGTTGTTGGCGGCAGAGGTTTATCTACGGATAAAAGGGGCTGGGAGCATCCAATGCGCTAAGCTGCATCATCAGAACGACAAGCGCTGCATACACTGCGGTTACCCCGGGGCCGTGAAAGTTCGGAATTAA